TTTTGCTTCATCTTCTAAGGTCTTCAGATCAACTTTCAGCAAAACCAGAGGGGACAGCAAAACCAGGGAAAGGGGGTTGCCTTCTGTGAATCTCCTTTCTCACTTTATTAACTCATTTTTAGGGGGTGGAGAGAAAACACAAGCACACATTTGCGGCGCTACAAACAATAGTACTTGTGTAGTACGTAAACCCAGAGAGTGCGAGTGTCTAGTTTTTTGGGCTTTGTGATGCATATATGGTTGGGCGTATGGTCTGGAGGATCTATTACACCCTACGTGACTGTAAAGATGCCTGTGGACGCACCCATGTTATAGGCTGATCTATTTAGTAGCATACATCAGTTCTGCTAGATCCCAGCACTGTGGATGTTACTCGATAGCACCTTAGCGATATCACTAGTCTCTAGTAAAACTGCTTTGCAAGACCCCTATAAAGCAGACACTGTGCCATTACTGTAGTGGCAACTTGCTGGATACAGACTTCCTCAATAGGGATAAGTAAACAATTTATCTACTTGTATAAACCAGTACACTGTACGTACCTCTATGAGAGCGAGGCCAAGTATCACAATCATGGCAAAGCCTAGCACTTTGTGTACCACAGTCTGCAGCTTTGCTTCACAGCCCTGAAAAACAGAAGTGACCCAAAATTTATTCTCACACAACATGTAGTCATAGCGTGCAACCAAGTACAGAAAACCCAGAACAAATACAATGCACAATCCCACCGCAGGCACCAAGATGTGGACGTCTGCCTGATTTACACAATGTATCAGCACCGTTTCCCCAGTAGAGTCACCAATTGTACAGGGGAATTATCTGACCTCCGCAATATTCTGCACGGACATATTCCTACCTCTGTATAGATCTTGTCGAGAGCGTCTAGTTTTCCCTGACAATCCGTCACGTTCTTCCTACAGCAGCTCAGTGGCACAGAGCCGTTAACTTGAAGCCAGGTTGTGTTCTGCCAGCTGGTGTAATTGTTCACGCCACAGCACTGCagctatatagaaaaaaaataacacattataCAACTGACAACTTTTAGAAATGGGTGCACTCAAGATTAAGCTGAAGttttaatatacaatattacaGAGGGTGAAAAGTTctgctaaataaaaataatttgtcgTTTAAAGAATGCCTAACCTGCCTGCACAAATGCAGTGCATCAAGATTAAGACCACAGGTTGCTACTATATACAGGTTTCAACAGAACAAagtcacatttatttaaatacctCTTCTTGGATGAAGTCAACAGCTGAACTCTCTACATTTTTCCCATCGAACTTCTTGAACAAAGCGTCCATATTTTTCTGGAGTTCTGGATCTATCTACAATATAAAATAAGGAATAATTAAAGTGACAGAATGGCAAAAGCAAAGTCATGCACAGAAACTAAATCATTGTAAAATGAATGGACTAACAGAAGAGGTACACCAACACGAGAGCACATTATACCAAAAGTACAACCTAAAGAGTTTAGCGGCTCAATGTGTATCTTACAACGGATGTTAACCATCATCTATAATAAGTGCCTGGGGATGCCAGATTGCAGTGTCAGGAGGATATCAATTTTTTAAACATTCGACTACCTCCTAATGACATTATTGGCAAGTTGTATTCTGACAGCTACAGTTCTTGTGGCAACATTGTCCTATGTGTAACTTTACAATGAAAGGATGAGCCAGACCACCACAGGTTTTCCCACCAAGTGTATCCCACCAACCAAAAGTGaaatcagaaaagaaaaaaaaaaagagccacattCAAACCAGTTACATAAATCACTGGAactaaaaatatattcaaaaaatGCCAACATGAGTCATAAGATTTGGTCGTGTTCCTCAAtgttaaagaaatgaaaggatgCTCTGGATTTTGATGCTTCTTTTCAATGGGTCTGACTAATGCAGGGAGCCGCGggttgtaaaatattttacaacaaCCCTTGTACATTACGCGGCTCCCTGCATTAGGCATTTAACACCCCTACTAAAAGTACACtcccagaaagtcacatgactttgtgTGCCGGCTTCTGCAATCATCGCGATTCTGGGAAGTAGTCATTTCAAAGCTTTGCTGTTAATATGTTTTCGTGAGCCAGCTTCTGCCTTCTGAAGTCGGGTAAGTCTCTGGAGGTTTGGAccaaagcttttccagtaccaccgctctgcctgccacccagcagccctggtcagtgcgATAGTCCAGGGGATATCCATCCACAgattccctgatccatagtaagaggacaggagtaccagcccaggtacaccagtaacggggtacttgcagtgtcagttacccagaagaaacccggttctggatgccggtaaggagtccagtggtggcagcacgtgtaagcccctcctactgcggcaagagggcgcatttgggataacgaaagggaacgtgGCAAAGttagcccagccggttcccagcaacaatagacagggtggcataggtggtctatCATGTCACACCTCCCTCACGAACTAGACTTTGGAGGTGGTGCTTGATGACGCAATCGATACACCGTGGACCACTCCTTGCTGTGCAATGACCCGAAATtcggagtctcccagacatttcaagagagtaggcaagtatgcatgcTAGGGGAACAAAGTTAAATTCTGCACAGAGGTGCTTCCTCTCCACATCAAATTCCTACCTTCGCATTTTTTCGTATTTAATATACTTCCATATgttaaatagattaaaatatttcCTAAAGGTTACATTATGCGCTAGAGTTCCAATTTTTATTTTGGAAAGTAATAGTTAAAATATTGAGGGCACCTCAGAAAAGATGGGTAATAATTTAATCTACAAATTCACACatgtttatttactaaatgtgtgtatattgtaTACATTATGACCTTCGTAGGGCGACTAAGATTTCTCTTGTAAAGCACcacaacatttttgttttgtttttgttaagaaACCAGTTAAAAACAGACCAAGTGGGTCTGTCAGTCGAACCGTCTTTAACCAACTTTTCTgcattgttaaaatattttgctcCTAGTATTTTCCATGACTCGCGGGGGTGCAACAATTTGCGGTTGTGACCGACACGGTTTCACGTCACAATTTTAGATACAGACTGCATTTTTTAGATCTGTGTAGTATGTTCGGTTAGTAGCAGATAATTCTGGAGTAATACACATCTTATGCAAATGCAAGTTTCTAGttttggatctttttttttttctctctctccaaaCTTTATTAACCCAACATGTGCATAAAGTATCATAGTTACTCATAGATCATAGATACTCGACAACTATTTATCATGCAAGTTCCATCTTCATACCTCCTAACTGCCCCGATTTCCGCGTGACAGTTCAAAATATAGGGCTTTGTCCTGCTGTTTCGCTAGCGGACGTTTGTCCTGCGGAGGAGAATGCTGGGGAAAGGGAGATAGCTAATGGGCATTCTGGCGCCCCCATCGAGACGTGGCCACAACCCATGTTTGGAGGTTTACATCTTCATCCCAAAACCTGGAGCAGAACGAGAGATATTATCTTTTAATGAGCAGCTTTAACTTTAATCCACTTCTTGCGGACAGGCAGCCTTCGCCTCTTCATCCACGACTCTGGGCTCGGTTGTGGTGCCGTTCAAACCCTGGAGGAAGGGCATGAATGCTCATGGGTCTTGTAAATGAAGGTACAGTTGGTACTGTTCTCTCCTTCAATAACTGGATCACCTAATGCCATTTCAGTATAACTTTACCAATTTTCCCACATTTCCGATTCGTTCATGGTGATCTACTTATGAAATTTGAGCGTCGGTCTTCTTTAAGCACAATGCTTCTGCTAATGGTTATCTTGTTGGTGACTTGGTGCACAATTATGTATCTTTTTTGGTCTCTTTCCTCTGCAAAAGCCTCCCACTTGCTATACCTTACTTCTGGATCACGTACATAGGTCTGGCTTAAAATTATTTGCAGCTGAAGCTTCTTTATGTTCCCCTGTTCATATGAAGTTCTCAGTAGCCTCATTGGGTAAATGATTTTGGAGATAGCCAGCTGTCACAATTGCTTTACCCTATGTAATTAGTATATCTGCTTCATAGAGCAGACTTTGCCCGTTTTCACAGCATAAAAGGTCTCTTGCTCTGATATACAATTCTGTTTGGGGTTGTATGGTACGGTGGTCAAAAACAATTCTGGTATTTTTCAGGATGGATTGTGTCTCACCACTTCTGCTTTCAACACCACTAACTGCACACAATATCTTTGGTACTTGCTGCTTATTTGAGAAAGAGATCCTCAGGTACCTTCATCCTTGCTGTGAAGCCGGTAGATTATTGTGTATCTCTGATGATCAACAAATGTCACAAAATACTTATTTCCTCATGGGGAACCAAGGCTTATTGGTCCACACATATCCATTTGTATCAAGTCCAAAGACTGTTCTCTTCTACTGCTGGgccttttgttttgcttttttttcttggGTGGGGGTAGGATCTTCTGCAAGGGTGGGAAACATGTTTTCTTGCTATGGAGTTTCTTCACCAAGAGCAGGTTGCTTTCGAGACAAGGCACATAGTACACTCTGTACTAGAGTCTTTCTGCAGAGTGTAGGAGATAATAGACGGAAGACAACTTTTCACCTGTTGCTTCTGAGGTCAAATAGTGTTCATTAGCGATGGTTCTTTCAGCAGGGGTGTAACTAGCGCTTGAGCAGCCCATGCGGCTGCTACGGGGTCCAACAGTGAAGGGGCCCAGGACATATGGGCAgcgtggtggctaagtggttagcacttctgcctcacagcactggggtcctgagttcgatgcctgaccatggccttattaaggtcgagtttgtatgtcctccccgtgtttgcctgggtttcctcccacactccataaacatactggtaggttaattagtctttctgtgtgtctatatgtatgttagggaatttagactgtaagcaccaatggggcagggactggtgtgagcgagtcttctgtacagcgctgcggaattagtggcgctatataaataaatgatgattatggcAAAGATCCAGTTGATTACACTGCAGCAACACTCATCTCACTAACTATTACTTTCTAGTTTCTACCctatatattttaatctttaaCAACACTACAAACAGTAGATGTCATAAGTGtatgcataaatattttaaaagtgtcCAATGCAATAAACTGAAAAAATTAATGCATCTGATCAGATGAAAAACAGGCTTGGACTGGCCTCAGTGGCTctgcagcatgtttaaaatgattTACTTTAGTTTACAAAAAGTATGTTACCAGGAAGAACTACAGCGAGAGTCACCTCTTGTCTTCAGGCATGTTCTGGATACATCAAATACTCTTGTGACCTGCTCACAGACTGCAGGAATTAAGCATTACCATCCAAAACACACTCATACATTCGGATGCTAGAAGGAAAAGTGCATCCGCCGTGCACACTTTGTATTTATGGTATAACATATTGCACTAGACAAAATACCTTGTTTTTACATCTTACAGCGGGTCAGTATCAGCTTTTTGGGTGGTCTGCACTTCACAGCCCACTTCATAGTGAACACCAAAACCTATTGTGCTTTGTGGACGTTTCACAGTTTAGAGTGTAGAAAGGGTAAAAAGTTAAAAGCATAGAACATGACCAACAGGGTAGACATTTCTAACCACAATGTGAATTTGAgaatccagaaaaaaaaaaaaaaaaaaaaagaatccaaaAATGTCCAATCAATCATAATACATATTCTCACCTTTTCTTTGTATACCAGTCCGAGAATGAGGGCAACCACTCCTGCAGCTAATATAATGGAGATCAGGCACATGAACTGGAGATTCAGAGAGAgggaacaaaataaatgttttgctaAAATTGACAAAATAGTGCTCGACAGggtgaatataaaaaaatgaccTGGAAGCTCTTTAGCATAATTTAGAGCAGGGGCAGCAATGGGGGGGGGCAATGGGGGGAGGACGGGACCTCTTCAGCATTTGTGgatctacaagtcctagcatgccctGCCTGCCAGCTGGAGGATATTTTGTGTTACACGACATGGAACGCTCTGCAAGCTCTCAAATCTTTAAAGCAGGGTttccccaaacccagtcctcgggtACCccagcagtgcatgttttccagatctccttgctggagcccaggtgtaatcattactgactgatacattgtagcagatccacaggtggtataattatatcactgttaGTGCTCCCTAAGGACTGGACTTTGGAAACCTTTCTTTAAAGTCATCTCTGTGTACTAAAGCATGGCCTTTGCACTCATTACTTACTTTCCATCGTATTTTCCTACTTTTTGGACCTTCCATTCAGTAAGTACAAGAAGAGCATAGTGACATAATTGACATCATGGCCCCGCTCACTGCTGCACAATGGCGCAAACACGTCATAGCGCAGCAGGGGGCGGAACCATGACAACGCAAGTCAGGTCCTCAGGACCAGCCAGGCGATACACAACGGCATTAATCATGTCCTCACGTAGAAGGCTAGACGGGATAAGGGAGGATGGCCTACTCTCCAAGGGGTGTGGGAGAACTCATAGAAATTTACATGTTCACCTTTACCACGAGGCTCAATTTAGACGTTGATGCATTTTGTACCCCAAATCATACATATAAAAATTCTGTTGCAAAAAAtgtgcacgtgtgtgtgtgtgtgtgtgttaagtcgCATCCATCTCAAGAACTGAAAGCACAGCAATATTTCTGCTTTTACtaaacacgtccttactgtactgtatcttGGCAGCACCACAATAAGCATGGCAACAGAGTTGTTCATCATGACTCTCGGGTCTGTAGCATGGTAGAGCATAGTGGCAGGTTGCTGCTCTCAGTGTGCAAACAGGAAGTAGTCTATAGAATGTTCAGAACCTGTACCCAACAAGGACAATCTGGAATCCTGGTTTACATAAACTAGAGAGATGATGGTACTCACACATCCCAGGCCACAGCAAGATTCCTGGACAGCAGAGAAACAGCCAAGCACCCCAATAATTAACATGACCACTGCCAAACACAAGATGATGATAGCCGGAAGCATGACGTAGGCATTCCCCAAGAAGTCCTCATATTGCTTGTAGGTGACAATAACCTTTATTCCGACAAACCCCAGTCCGGCCGCTGCAGCCTGAAAAAAATAGATACAGGAGTAATAACATTGATACATTCCAGGACACAAATCAAATCCATATTAGTACCCAACAGGCCAGGTTTTCAGGATACAACCAAGTCAATACCCTGCTGAGCTGGGGGCTAGATGAAAGAGGTGGGAAATAGGACAGGAGACTACAGATCATAAACCACGCAACCGCACATATTCCGGTATGTTTAACGATTGGTCCACCAAGGGATCATACATCATGATTGGAAGAAAGGCAGTCTCACCATCAATGTAGataagggttctttactgtaagtgtgggggttctttactgtaagtgtGGATAAGTCCTGGAATTCGTTACCACAAGAGGCCATGGTGGCAGATCACTAACAGACTTTACAAAATGGATAGGATGTCTTTCTAACATGAATTGGCATCTGTAGCTATAATTCGTAATCTATCTGAATGCCATTCTAGGGGGTGTAGAAGGATTTACCCGACCCCTCCCATCGACCGTGAGTTAGGCACCGGTGCTTTATTTTGTCTTCGTCTGGATCAATGCAATTCAGATCGAAGACCGATTGAAATAtactaagtattttatttttattaattaacctaACTATATCCCTTGAAATATTCCCATTTTATCAGTATTAACCAACTGCACAGCAAAATGCAATGTTTCCCCCCGTTCTATTCATGTTTGATTCAATTGTCATCACTACTGTTTGCCAGGCTCGGTTCTCCCAAAACCCGAACTAAGCAGATCAGAGTACCTAACCAGCTCGGCACTTTTgcacaccctcggaattgaaaacgaggcaaaacgtcgttggatctcatgagtttttgattcaataagtaccgccctccacgacgaTCCAGTGCCATGTCACAGAtacacacagaaggggtagctcatttcttggcagtctctagtgcagttgggcagaatCATAGCTATAAAAGAAGGAGGGGCAGCAGAGTtctctaaagtctccagtgacattctactgagttacagctcacacacaaacaggacagttccatttctccattgccaattgtcattgctgaaatagaaataatagggctggcagtcttgttctaaatctgcagtgacactgtactgtgttatcaaaatggattcagagCAGTagacagaagaccaggagcaccaagcagctgctggcaccagtcatgatgatactaatccctctacatcacctgctaaagcctatgttaaagtgcatagtgtttttaagtcagggaaacaaaaatgtaaaaaaaaaaaaaaacacaccttctaccttggtaaagaaaaaaagacctgtaatccaggcaaagttgactgcagaaaaaaataaaattgccaacaagccattatacacacgcagtggcaaggaaagaatgagaccTTTGCTTTTCTCTtcgagtgctagttctgcaactgtcactgaggcatcttcttgtaaggtcagtcatgaccaagcaagaatTTGTCATTTTGACTGTAAAAGTGgggtccaaatacttttacgtgtaaaagccgagctggaagaaaccagtaaggcattagaggaaaatttatgttcagattcagaaattacaaatCCCTGAATatagtctatccacgagtgctatgtgtaagcctgacctgtctgatagtgtacccataaagaaggcccctttcagcatttctgcagatgtgtgcacgCGTAGCCCAAGTGTAGTCggcgatacacaaattgaggatgccactttggaattgcaacaagatgagggggatatttgtgtagccgacgcacgtgctgatgaggatgaggttgtttgtgcaagtcctgcgccggtggaagcagttctggcacgtgataagaagaaggccattgttatgcctggacacaagaccaaaaaaatccacttcttatgtgtggaattatttttacccaaatcctgacaacagttttatagccattttgtaaagccacagtcagtagaggtagggaccttagccatatttaggaacctcatccataatAAGcgatttgaagagagttcatgacAATGACAGTTCAGCATCAGCtaagtcccttctctcagctagatcccggcacctgcaatctacacccacataAACAGAATatttcatagcgctttacaattggggacaaacacagcaataaaacaatactgtaagGAGGTTAAAATTGTCTGAAGGGGTAGGTtgtcagagaacacttgaagtaTTAAAAACCAGAGGGAAGTCTTATTGAACTGCACAAAGTAAGAAAAAAGAAGTCCACCGTAAAATCTCTCTCCATTCCAGGTGCCTTCTTAGAGAGTTAGAGGAGCAAGCAAAtcactacactgtatacagcgcagtggtaatcggtatcccgatgctCAAGATACCGACAAGCattattcctacaaaaaaaaaaaaaaaaaccgacaTGACGAgaatatacacttaccttgacAGCGACGACGTGGATTTGCAAAGACTCTGGTGTGTGTTGCGTGGTAATTCCGAATACTCTGCATGCTGGCGCTGGAATGTGGCGTCACCGGACACATTTAAAGAGATATGTTAATCATAAGGTTAGGGTTCCGATACTTACCTAAGGTCAAAATCCAGCACCTTCGGAAGTACAACGCGTCGCATACCAGAGTCTTCGCAAGTCCACGTCGCCGCTgtcaaggtaagtgtatattatcatcatgtcatttttttaataaatcgtTTTCTTTGCATAGGAGTAGTGCTCGTCGGTATCTCGAGCATCGGAATACCGTACCCCACCCGCATGCAGGTATACTGTGATAATTACAATTACTGGTTTAGTCATCAGGGCAAGAAAACATTTAGAGTTCTGTGTAGGCGACAAGAGAACGTTCATAGGATGAGAACACTCTAAGGCAGTGtttccagggccggatttaccactaggcaaccaaggcaattgcctagggcccagcggtccccagagggccctcccagggctggtggtgagaccaccctttacaaatgggccgctacttatgggccagtgctatgtgcaacttatgggctaaagtctgccagccagcccctgaataggggtatatgttatgctaaaaaactatagtgctctggattttttcagggagggggccccaaaccagtatcttgcctagggccccatgaggtctaaatccatcactgagtgtttctcaactccagtccccaggacccactaacagtgcaggattgccaggtaaccagtgaaataattataccacctgctacactgtgtcagtcagtaatgactacacctgtgctccagcaaggagatatggaaaacatgcactgctagcgggtcctgaggactggagttgggaaacactgctctaaggGGACACAGTGAAAGGATTAGCAAAGAATCGCTGAAGTCAGAACAGCATAATGTGACTTGGTCAGAACCCCAGGTAGGCAGTGACTGCTGACTGCGATCTGTTCTAGAGCAATTTCCATGGATGTTAATTCTTCTTCTCTGGTTCCTCACAAAGCCTTTCAGGCCCTTATAGATAACTTGCCGGCTGCTGACATGTTGCCCACACGTGCACCGTGTTGTAAGGCTCGATCTGGTTGAGAAACAACCTATACTTTGGTAAGCCAAACTTAACACGAAGGTTAGAAACATATTATCCACCCATCTGCCTTGTACAGTTTGGCCACTCAAAATAAATAAGCTGGGtcccagagagggggggggggggggggtcatattcCTCATAAACTGACCCCCCAGTATTAAAGGGCTTTTCTTGTTTCAATCCCAAAGCTGTACACTGGAAAACAAGTTTTTAAACCAATATACTCCACAAGTGCAGGGTCTTGAGGCTTCCTGTCTAGCGCAGTTAGCTGCTGTGAGACCCAACATCTAAAATCACACTCAGGAAGCACCTGCCCCGTTTCACAGCAGAGTATAAGaacttatttgtttattttttaaacaactctctctctctctctctcaggctgggtacacactgcagaattttccaaccaatgtcaTCTACAACAATTttatcaatgaaaaaaaaaaaaaaaaggccccgatcagcatgttgattcctgtgtacacactatacatgttttaaaagatttaccctcagatctgtgctcttcatctgtcataatcatgggctgaaaagatcatgactcatGATCCTGATCGTGAGCTCGTACATTCACTACAGGATTAGAACCAGATttttagttctgctgaacaacCAAAGGAAACAATGATTGGTTCTTTGTAACGATCATCGTTCATTGTTTAACTATAGACACTTATGTGATGTTAGcccaaacggtcatttatcgctCGATTGACAACactgaagtgtgtacccagcttaagaggaacaaaaaataaagtttaaaatgcAAGCCAAAAGGTTGAGATACAATTGTCTGAAGATCACAACAGATAAATGGTTAAGTATTGCTAAATTGGGAACTAAGGTCACTATATAGAATatacatcatacacacacacacacacacacacacacacacacacactccttaATACACAATCCATTGTTTAAGTCTGTAATAGCATTCTGATAGTGAATCATGACTTACTGGATAAGCTTTGAGCTACAGTAAGTGGGTACTTGTTGGATGTATTCATTATGAGGTACACTTCCATTTTACTGAACCAGTCTGACATGGGCCTCAAATCGCTAACgctgggaccctgctccttccactatataactctcagtctgtggcttcctgctgcctcctttccccttctcacatcatgtcactgcccctgtcacatgcagccctgtcctcactaacacatcactcatctcctgatataatctgtgctgctgggagaccctgctgcttccactatataactctcagtctgtggtttcctgctgcctccattcccctcctcacatcatgaccgGGGCCTGATAGgctaactaggctgcagcctagggcgagAGACTTTGGTGAAGGCTCAACATTCTTTGGGGTGCAAACTTGTGACCGGttgaggtataaactgaaattaattttcaaatatttgagAACagctgttctccaaagtaaaaagaaaacatgaaagtaaAATGAAGCTTGAGGTATTTCCTAAAGGCTAAAGCCAACGAGTCATCCTTGGGCATGCGCTTAAGAATAAGCAAGTAGGACAGAGAGGGATGGCAACTGGCACAGGTGTGACAGTCCCTCCATTCTCAGAAGCAGAGACAAGTGGAGTTGAGTTTTTAA
The Mixophyes fleayi isolate aMixFle1 chromosome 1, aMixFle1.hap1, whole genome shotgun sequence DNA segment above includes these coding regions:
- the LOC142109937 gene encoding tetraspanin-36-like, with product MGFGIFLSKSFILLLSLVFVAAAAGLGFVGIKVIVTYKQYEDFLGNAYVMLPAIIILCLAVVMLIIGVLGCFSAVQESCCGLGCFMCLISIILAAGVVALILGLVYKEKIDPELQKNMDALFKKFDGKNVESSAVDFIQEELQCCGVNNYTSWQNTTWLQVNGSVPLSCCRKNVTDCQGKLDALDKIYTEGCEAKLQTVVHKVLGFAMIVILGLALIELLGLISLCVFYRKSVSVAYQVL